The following are encoded together in the Methylorubrum sp. B1-46 genome:
- a CDS encoding ferritin-like domain-containing protein, whose protein sequence is MGLFTKDIKSLDDLFVHTLQDVYYAENQITKALPTMIGKATNAQLRQGFETHLRETEGQIKRLEQVFEMHGHKPKAVNCPAIDGIIKEANETAGEVADKEVLDAALLAAAQAVEHYEIARYGTLVAWAKRLGRDDCAAVLQQTLDEEKATDQKLTALAESRVNQKAA, encoded by the coding sequence ATGGGTCTGTTCACGAAGGACATCAAGTCGCTGGACGACCTCTTCGTCCACACCTTGCAGGACGTCTATTACGCCGAGAACCAGATCACCAAGGCTCTGCCGACGATGATCGGGAAGGCGACGAACGCGCAGCTCCGCCAGGGCTTCGAGACGCATCTGCGTGAGACGGAAGGGCAGATCAAGCGCCTGGAGCAGGTGTTCGAGATGCACGGTCACAAGCCGAAGGCGGTCAATTGCCCTGCCATCGACGGGATCATCAAGGAGGCCAACGAGACCGCGGGCGAGGTCGCCGATAAAGAAGTGCTCGATGCGGCGCTTCTCGCGGCGGCGCAGGCTGTGGAGCATTACGAGATCGCCCGCTACGGAACCCTCGTCGCCTGGGCCAAGCGGCTCGGCCGGGACGATTGCGCCGCCGTGCTCCAGCAGACGCTAGACGAGGAGAAGGCGACCGATCAGAAGCTCACGGCACTGGCTGAGAGCCGGGTGAACCAGAAGGCCGCTTGA
- a CDS encoding methyl-accepting chemotaxis protein: MRLLRAGMEHAAGEKPDLNAAVDRVESVTGGTATVFTGEVRSATTVRKADGSRAVGTRLAPGPVHDTVLGRGGIYRGEADILGMPYLTLYEPILGADGHVTGILYVGLKRGDVLAGLDRMTRQAALVGGGMIAAAMVLLWLAIRRTLRPLDGLGRTMTRLAEGDIAAEVPGLSRRDEIGAMAAAVQVFKESLIRTRELERESALARAASEDERKRALGAIAEGFEQAVGGIVGMVAASATELQVTAETMAATARQTATRSGHVAGAAEDAASNVGTVAAAAEQLGASVQEIGRQVSNSSDLAAGAVTEADRTAILVHELDAVVSRIGDVVGLIATIAGQTNLLALNATIEAARAGEAGRGFAVVAAEVKELANQTARATEEISGQIGRVQGATGQAVAAIGGITARIREISDVANGIAAAVEEQGAATQEIVRNVAQAASGTGAVTSNIAGVARASEETGAAAAQVLSSASELSRQSEHLSAEVARFLGTVRAA; the protein is encoded by the coding sequence ATGCGCCTGCTCCGGGCCGGCATGGAGCACGCGGCCGGGGAGAAACCGGACCTCAACGCCGCCGTCGATCGTGTCGAGAGCGTGACCGGCGGGACCGCGACCGTCTTCACCGGCGAGGTCCGGTCCGCCACCACGGTGCGCAAGGCCGATGGCAGCCGCGCGGTCGGCACCCGGCTCGCCCCCGGCCCTGTTCACGACACCGTGCTCGGTCGCGGCGGGATCTATCGCGGCGAGGCGGACATTCTCGGCATGCCCTACCTGACTCTGTACGAGCCGATCCTCGGCGCGGACGGTCATGTCACCGGCATCCTCTATGTCGGCCTGAAGCGGGGCGACGTCCTGGCCGGGCTCGACCGGATGACCCGTCAGGCGGCCCTGGTGGGCGGCGGCATGATCGCGGCGGCGATGGTCCTGCTCTGGCTCGCCATCCGCCGTACCCTGCGTCCGCTCGACGGATTGGGCCGGACGATGACCCGGCTCGCCGAGGGCGATATCGCGGCCGAGGTGCCCGGCCTGAGCCGGCGGGACGAGATCGGCGCCATGGCCGCCGCGGTGCAGGTGTTCAAGGAGAGCCTGATCCGCACCCGCGAACTCGAACGGGAGAGCGCGCTGGCCCGCGCCGCCTCCGAGGATGAGCGCAAGCGGGCGCTCGGCGCCATCGCCGAAGGGTTCGAGCAGGCGGTGGGCGGCATCGTCGGCATGGTGGCAGCCTCCGCCACGGAGCTGCAGGTCACGGCCGAGACCATGGCGGCGACGGCGCGCCAGACCGCGACCCGATCCGGGCACGTCGCCGGCGCAGCCGAGGACGCCGCCTCGAATGTCGGCACCGTGGCGGCCGCCGCCGAGCAGCTCGGCGCCTCGGTGCAGGAGATCGGCCGCCAGGTCTCGAACTCGTCCGACCTCGCCGCAGGCGCAGTCACCGAGGCGGATCGGACCGCGATCCTAGTCCATGAACTCGATGCCGTCGTGAGCCGGATCGGCGACGTCGTCGGCCTGATCGCAACCATCGCGGGACAGACCAACCTGCTCGCGCTCAATGCGACCATCGAGGCGGCGCGCGCCGGCGAGGCTGGCCGCGGCTTCGCCGTGGTCGCGGCCGAGGTGAAGGAACTCGCCAACCAGACGGCACGGGCAACCGAGGAGATTTCCGGCCAGATCGGCCGCGTTCAGGGAGCGACCGGCCAAGCCGTCGCCGCGATCGGCGGCATCACCGCCCGTATCCGCGAGATCAGCGACGTCGCCAACGGGATCGCCGCGGCCGTCGAGGAGCAGGGGGCGGCGACGCAGGAAATCGTGCGCAACGTCGCCCAGGCTGCGAGCGGCACCGGCGCCGTGACCTCGAACATCGCCGGCGTGGCGCGCGCCTCCGAGGAGACCGGCGCGGCGGCGGCCCAGGTGCTGTCCTCCGCCTCCGAATTGTCGCGGCAATCGGAGCATCTCAGCGCCGAGGTGGCTCGCTTCCTCGGCACCGTGCGGGCGGCCTGA
- a CDS encoding YdiU family protein, translating into MTALFPFDNSYARLPDRFFKRIAPTPVEAPRLIRLNRALAEDLGLDAVRLESPEGVSVLAGQHVAEGSEPLAAAYAGHQFGQFVPQLGDGRAILLGEVVGRDGRRRDIQLKGSGPTPFSRRGDGRAALGPVLREYLVSEAMHALGIPTTRALAAVTTGEQVIRETVLPGAVLTRVASSHIRVGSFQFFAARGDVEGLRALADHAIARHDPAAADADNPYRAFLEGVIRRQAELVARWLTVGFIHGVMNTDNMSIAGETIDYGPCAFLDTYDPATAFSSIDRHGRYAYGNQPRIALWNLTRLAEALLPLLSDDETRAVAEAEAALSGFAALFETAYHGGLNRKLGVATTRDGDAALAGDLLKTMAENEADFTLTFRRLGDAVPEAGKAPDPAAIEAVRSLFIDPTAYDRWAERWHRRLAEEPGDGTARRQMMRTANPAFIPRNHRVEAMIEAAVERQDFAPFETLLKVLARPFDDQPDFAQFAEAPEGGGRGYRTFCGT; encoded by the coding sequence ATGACCGCCCTCTTCCCCTTCGACAACAGCTACGCGCGCCTGCCGGACCGCTTCTTCAAGCGGATCGCGCCAACGCCGGTCGAGGCACCGCGGCTCATACGGCTCAATCGAGCGCTTGCCGAGGATCTCGGGCTCGACGCTGTGCGGCTTGAAAGTCCGGAGGGTGTCTCCGTGTTGGCCGGGCAGCACGTCGCGGAGGGCTCCGAGCCGCTCGCGGCGGCCTATGCCGGTCACCAGTTCGGACAATTCGTGCCGCAGCTCGGCGATGGTCGGGCCATTCTGCTCGGGGAGGTCGTCGGCCGCGACGGGCGGCGGCGTGACATCCAGCTCAAGGGATCGGGCCCGACGCCGTTCTCCCGCCGGGGTGACGGGCGTGCCGCCCTCGGGCCCGTACTGCGTGAATATCTCGTCAGCGAGGCCATGCATGCCCTCGGCATCCCGACCACCCGCGCGCTGGCCGCCGTCACCACGGGCGAGCAGGTGATCCGCGAGACGGTCCTGCCCGGCGCCGTCCTGACGCGGGTCGCATCGAGCCATATCCGGGTCGGATCGTTCCAGTTCTTCGCCGCCCGCGGCGATGTCGAGGGCCTTCGCGCACTCGCGGACCACGCCATCGCGCGGCACGATCCGGCGGCGGCGGACGCCGACAACCCCTACCGGGCCTTTCTCGAAGGCGTGATCCGCCGGCAGGCCGAGTTGGTGGCCCGCTGGCTCACGGTCGGCTTCATCCACGGCGTGATGAACACCGACAACATGTCGATTGCCGGCGAGACCATCGATTACGGTCCCTGCGCGTTCCTCGACACCTACGATCCGGCGACCGCCTTCAGCTCGATCGACCGGCACGGGCGCTACGCCTACGGCAACCAGCCCCGCATCGCCTTGTGGAATCTCACCCGGCTGGCGGAAGCGCTGCTGCCGCTCCTGTCGGACGACGAGACGCGGGCGGTGGCCGAGGCCGAGGCCGCGCTGAGCGGCTTCGCCGCACTGTTCGAGACCGCCTATCACGGTGGGCTGAATCGTAAGCTCGGGGTCGCCACGACGCGGGACGGCGATGCCGCCCTCGCTGGCGACCTTCTGAAGACCATGGCCGAGAACGAAGCCGACTTCACCCTCACCTTCCGGCGCCTCGGCGACGCCGTGCCGGAGGCCGGCAAGGCTCCCGATCCGGCCGCCATCGAGGCGGTGCGCAGCCTCTTCATCGATCCGACCGCCTACGACCGTTGGGCCGAGCGCTGGCACCGCAGGCTTGCCGAAGAGCCGGGTGATGGCACGGCGCGGCGGCAGATGATGCGCACGGCCAATCCTGCCTTCATTCCGCGAAACCACCGCGTGGAGGCGATGATCGAGGCAGCGGTCGAGCGCCAGGATTTCGCACCGTTCGAGACTTTGCTGAAGGTCCTCGCCCGGCCCTTTGACGACCAGCCCGACTTTGCGCAATTTGCGGAGGCTCCCGAAGGCGGCGGACGCGGCTATCGAACTTTCTGTGGGACCTGA
- a CDS encoding MFS transporter has product MADALTGKVARRLLPFLMLCYFFAYLDRVNVGFAALTMNRDIGLSATAYGLGAGLFFLGYVVFEVPSNLILERVGARIWIARIMVTWSLISASTAFVTGEWSFYLVRILLGLAEAGFFPGIILYLTYWFPAAQRAGIVGTFMMAVPLSAAIGAPLSGLVMSLTDGWLGLAGWQWLYLLEAAPSLALGLATLFVLTDRPERATWLTDAERATLIARMAEDHRLRPGRTAHLSDALRDPRLLGLGLVYFGLSTGLYAVGLWLPQIVSSFGFSTTATGFVTAVPYIVSAAGMLAWTRRSDRRGERVRHVAIPTVAAGLALLAASQAGTPLLTIVTLSLAALGVFAALPTFWTLPTRLLSGTAAAGGIALINALGSLGGFAGPALMGWVRDATGRFDDGLAAVAVVLIVAGALVLRIGRETERDMAPTADPAGALNRSRETAKHGTAVGATKRRSD; this is encoded by the coding sequence ATGGCGGATGCGCTCACGGGCAAGGTGGCGCGGCGCCTGCTGCCCTTCCTGATGCTTTGCTACTTCTTCGCCTATCTCGACCGGGTGAATGTCGGCTTCGCCGCTCTCACCATGAACCGGGATATCGGCCTCTCGGCCACGGCCTACGGGCTCGGCGCGGGGCTATTCTTCCTCGGCTACGTCGTCTTCGAAGTGCCGAGCAACCTGATCCTGGAGCGGGTCGGCGCGCGGATCTGGATCGCGCGGATCATGGTGACGTGGTCGCTGATCTCCGCCTCGACGGCGTTTGTGACCGGCGAATGGTCGTTCTACCTCGTCCGCATCCTCCTCGGGCTTGCCGAGGCCGGCTTCTTTCCCGGCATCATCCTCTACCTGACCTACTGGTTTCCCGCCGCGCAGCGCGCGGGCATCGTCGGCACCTTCATGATGGCGGTCCCGCTCTCGGCGGCGATCGGCGCGCCGCTTTCCGGCCTCGTCATGAGCCTCACCGACGGTTGGCTCGGCCTCGCGGGATGGCAGTGGCTCTACCTGCTGGAGGCCGCCCCCAGCCTGGCTCTCGGCCTTGCGACCCTGTTCGTCCTCACCGACCGGCCCGAACGCGCCACCTGGCTGACCGACGCGGAGCGGGCAACCCTCATCGCGCGGATGGCGGAGGATCATCGCCTGCGGCCGGGCCGGACGGCCCATCTCAGCGACGCTCTGCGCGACCCGCGATTGCTCGGGCTCGGGCTGGTCTATTTCGGGCTCAGCACCGGCCTCTACGCCGTCGGCCTATGGTTGCCGCAGATCGTGAGCAGCTTCGGCTTCTCGACGACGGCGACGGGCTTCGTCACTGCCGTTCCCTATATCGTCTCGGCGGCCGGGATGCTCGCCTGGACGCGGCGCTCCGATCGTAGGGGAGAGCGGGTCCGCCACGTCGCCATCCCGACCGTCGCCGCCGGCCTCGCCCTTCTCGCCGCGAGCCAGGCCGGTACGCCGCTCCTCACCATCGTCACGCTGAGCCTGGCGGCTTTGGGGGTGTTCGCGGCGCTGCCGACCTTCTGGACCCTACCGACGCGGCTGCTCAGCGGAACCGCGGCGGCGGGCGGCATCGCGCTGATCAACGCGCTCGGCAGTCTCGGCGGCTTCGCCGGGCCGGCCCTCATGGGGTGGGTCCGCGACGCAACCGGGCGCTTCGACGACGGTTTGGCCGCGGTGGCCGTGGTGCTTATCGTGGCGGGCGCGTTGGTGCTGCGCATCGGCCGTGAAACCGAACGCGATATGGCCCCGACGGCCGATCCTGCAGGAGCGCTCAACCGGTCGAGGGAGACCGCGAAGCACGGGACGGCGGTAGGAGCGACGAAGCGACGATCGGATTGA